One Lysinibacillus fusiformis genomic window carries:
- the argS gene encoding arginine--tRNA ligase, producing the protein MNAVEQVQQAIKAAIAQAVEKAGLVEAGTELNIHLETPKDKANGDYATNIAMQLTKLAKKPPRAIAEAILENLEIAETDIEKIEIAGPGFMNITVRKDFLAGVVTAVLEQGSDYGRSNAGAGEKVQVEFVSANPTGDLHLGHARGASVGDSLCNVLDMAGYAVSREYYINDAGNQINNLAYSLEARYKQALGMDADMPEDGYHGQDIIGIAGKLAKEHGDSILANPDEERFAFFRQHGLALELDKLKTDLANFRVNFNVWYSETSLYENGKIEVALDKLKANGHVFEEDGATWFRSTTFGDDKDRVLIKNDGSFTYLTPDIAYHEDKIVRGFDKLINIWGADHHGYIPRMKAAIQALGYDRDTLEVEIIQMVQLYKNGEKFKMSKRTGNAVTMRELVEEVGLDAVRYFFVKTAGDSHMDFDLDLAVSQSNENPVYYAQYAHARISSILRSASEQGFATSANNLNLLTADKEIDLLKKVGDFPKVVADAAKHRTPHRIANYIQETAAAFHSFYNAEKVLDASNKELTEARLALITAVRTTIANALRLIGVSAPEKM; encoded by the coding sequence ATGAACGCAGTAGAACAAGTACAACAGGCCATTAAAGCGGCGATTGCACAAGCTGTTGAAAAAGCAGGCTTAGTCGAAGCTGGCACAGAATTAAATATTCACCTAGAAACACCAAAGGATAAGGCAAATGGTGACTATGCAACAAATATCGCGATGCAATTAACAAAATTAGCAAAAAAACCACCTCGTGCAATTGCAGAGGCAATTTTGGAAAACCTTGAGATCGCAGAGACTGATATTGAGAAGATCGAAATTGCAGGTCCTGGTTTTATGAATATTACTGTTCGTAAAGATTTTTTGGCTGGTGTCGTAACAGCGGTTCTTGAGCAAGGGTCTGACTATGGTCGTTCGAATGCTGGTGCAGGCGAGAAAGTTCAAGTAGAATTCGTATCAGCAAATCCAACTGGGGATCTTCACTTAGGACATGCACGTGGAGCATCTGTAGGTGATTCTTTATGTAATGTATTAGATATGGCAGGTTATGCGGTATCTCGTGAATATTACATTAATGATGCGGGTAATCAAATTAATAACTTAGCTTACTCATTAGAGGCACGTTACAAACAAGCTTTAGGTATGGATGCTGATATGCCAGAGGATGGCTACCACGGTCAGGATATCATCGGAATTGCTGGTAAACTGGCGAAGGAGCACGGTGACTCGATTTTAGCGAATCCGGATGAAGAACGTTTTGCTTTCTTCCGTCAGCACGGTTTAGCATTAGAGTTAGATAAATTAAAAACGGATCTTGCAAACTTCCGCGTAAACTTTAACGTATGGTATTCTGAAACTTCATTATATGAAAACGGCAAAATAGAAGTAGCATTAGATAAATTAAAAGCGAATGGCCACGTGTTTGAAGAAGATGGTGCGACTTGGTTCCGTTCGACAACGTTTGGCGACGACAAAGATCGAGTATTGATTAAAAACGATGGCTCTTTCACATACCTGACACCTGATATCGCATACCACGAAGATAAGATTGTGCGTGGCTTCGATAAACTCATTAACATTTGGGGTGCAGACCATCATGGGTATATTCCGCGTATGAAAGCGGCCATCCAAGCTCTAGGCTATGATCGCGATACACTTGAAGTGGAAATTATTCAAATGGTGCAACTTTATAAAAACGGTGAGAAATTTAAAATGTCAAAACGTACAGGTAATGCAGTTACAATGCGTGAGCTTGTAGAAGAAGTCGGTTTGGATGCAGTGCGTTACTTCTTTGTGAAGACAGCAGGCGATTCTCATATGGACTTTGACCTTGACCTTGCTGTATCACAATCGAATGAAAATCCTGTGTACTATGCGCAATATGCACATGCACGTATTTCTTCAATTTTACGTTCAGCAAGCGAACAAGGCTTTGCCACTTCAGCTAATAATTTAAACTTGTTAACTGCGGACAAAGAAATTGATTTATTGAAAAAAGTGGGCGATTTCCCGAAAGTGGTGGCAGATGCTGCTAAGCACCGTACTCCACACCGCATCGCAAACTATATTCAAGAAACAGCAGCAGCATTCCACAGCTTCTACAATGCTGAAAAAGTACTAGATGCTTCAAATAAAGAGCTGACAGAAGCTCGTTTAGCACTTATTACAGCTGTGCGTACGACAATTGCAAATGCACTACGTCTAATTGGTGTATCAGCACCAGAAAAAATGTAA
- a CDS encoding class I adenylate-forming enzyme family protein, translated as MNSSNLLARNARKYAKNEAVICHGRRVTYRDLDEQVTRLGHALLELGVRQSDKVIVFMPNVVEFVVSYFAIQRIGAIVVPVNAKFTLPEVEYVAQHAEAKAIIAHEAIFTSVENMTLIPIKIKTGQVMGGWLNYEVLIQNASTHTIDCQLNEDDASTILYTSGTTGKPKGVLFSYRNILAVAQMIAVEMEVKPESRILLMMPLTHSAPLHLFLMAGVFVGSTNVLTPIFTPDLFIDAIEQEKTTHFFGAPVAYLLTTQSPRLQTADLSSMKWWVYGGAPLSQHEVSAIEKAFQTDNLTCVYGLTEAGPSGSLLFGQEHVLKAGSIGQRAPLGTELRIINDNGEDVAVGEVGEIVIFGEGNMMGYYKDEVATQAAFIDGWLKTGDLARFDEDGYIWIVDRKKDVIISGGVNIYPKEIEDCLVSYEDIVEVAVIGVPHPQWGETVKAVYASKVEINEETLVAFLEEHLAKYKIPRIFERVEALPRNASGKILKQSLKGQEVR; from the coding sequence ATGAATAGTTCAAATTTGTTAGCACGAAATGCCCGAAAGTATGCAAAAAATGAAGCGGTTATTTGTCACGGACGAAGAGTGACATATCGTGATTTAGACGAGCAAGTGACACGACTTGGTCATGCATTATTGGAACTAGGCGTTAGACAAAGTGATAAGGTAATTGTCTTCATGCCGAATGTAGTGGAGTTTGTCGTGAGTTATTTCGCCATTCAACGTATTGGGGCAATTGTTGTTCCTGTCAATGCGAAATTTACCTTGCCTGAGGTCGAATATGTCGCGCAACATGCGGAGGCAAAGGCGATAATTGCCCATGAAGCAATATTTACATCCGTCGAAAATATGACATTGATACCTATCAAAATTAAAACAGGTCAAGTAATGGGTGGCTGGTTGAACTATGAAGTGCTTATTCAAAATGCAAGTACCCATACAATTGATTGCCAGCTCAACGAAGATGATGCATCTACGATTTTATATACTTCTGGTACTACAGGTAAGCCTAAAGGGGTGCTTTTTAGCTATCGAAATATTTTAGCAGTGGCTCAAATGATTGCTGTTGAAATGGAAGTAAAGCCGGAAAGCCGCATACTACTGATGATGCCACTAACACATTCAGCACCACTGCATTTATTTTTAATGGCGGGTGTCTTTGTAGGTTCAACAAATGTACTGACACCAATATTTACGCCAGACTTATTTATCGATGCGATTGAGCAGGAGAAAACAACACACTTTTTTGGAGCGCCAGTGGCTTATTTATTAACTACACAATCACCAAGATTGCAAACAGCTGATTTATCTTCTATGAAGTGGTGGGTTTATGGGGGGGCTCCGTTATCCCAACATGAAGTTAGTGCCATAGAAAAAGCATTCCAAACAGATAATTTAACGTGTGTGTACGGCTTAACAGAGGCTGGACCAAGTGGCTCATTATTGTTCGGACAGGAGCATGTGTTAAAGGCAGGGAGTATTGGTCAACGTGCGCCACTCGGTACAGAATTGCGCATTATTAACGACAATGGCGAGGACGTGGCTGTTGGAGAAGTAGGCGAAATTGTGATATTTGGTGAAGGGAATATGATGGGCTATTACAAGGACGAGGTGGCCACACAGGCTGCATTCATAGATGGATGGTTGAAAACAGGTGATTTAGCTCGCTTCGACGAGGATGGCTATATATGGATAGTTGATCGGAAAAAGGACGTCATTATATCAGGTGGTGTGAATATCTACCCGAAAGAAATTGAAGATTGTTTAGTAAGCTACGAAGATATCGTTGAGGTTGCTGTTATCGGTGTTCCACATCCGCAGTGGGGTGAAACGGTAAAGGCCGTTTATGCCTCAAAGGTAGAAATTAATGAAGAAACACTAGTTGCTTTTTTGGAAGAACATCTAGCAAAATATAAAATTCCACGTATTTTCGAACGTGTGGAGGCACTCCCACGGAATGCATCAGGAAAAATATTGAAGCAATCATTGAAGGGACAAGAGGTGAGATAA
- a CDS encoding acyl-CoA dehydrogenase family protein has product MKVLQQEESRTSNFFTENDTLQKVLEMMLDEGFREYAKRELTDFGELCAGEIDVRAKYTDKTGEPRLQRYNAYGEEVSEIWVNDGYKRTIEETYNTGIVGYVHKEIPQLGRKGNYVYSFAQGYLLSHAEPGFYCPVTLTMATAYLLDHYASDEVKERFLPHVCATGDTTLFEGATFLTERQGGSDVGANVVNAVEDGSHYRLYGEKYFASNAGMCGVAMVLARLEDAPKGSKGLTLFAVPWRQEDGTINNLRIRRLKDKLGVKAVPSGEVEFDGALAYVVGEPNKGIYYMLEALNLSRICNAVASIGIMRRGYLEAKHYVTNRHAFGQPLTQYPMIQDTLGKFAAKLHVEVATVFDLIQLYDKVTSGQGNEQDIIMNRLNIAIMKKETAEQAVHYASEAIELHGGNGYIEDFVTPRLLRDAQVLTVWEGTANILALELIRLVDKFHAHDLFVQVMQERLTKLSASPLLQIVGEQLEKLAVILQTFSHLDEATKTFEAKKIAQKMAHVYESVVAVEWAERFGGKYERLADIYLEDTWALRAIGEPMKTVQYFEDII; this is encoded by the coding sequence ATGAAGGTTTTACAACAAGAGGAGTCTCGGACTTCTAACTTTTTTACAGAAAATGATACATTACAAAAAGTATTAGAGATGATGCTAGATGAAGGGTTTCGGGAGTATGCAAAGCGTGAACTAACGGATTTCGGTGAGCTTTGTGCAGGGGAGATTGATGTAAGAGCAAAATATACTGACAAAACAGGTGAGCCAAGACTCCAAAGATATAATGCTTATGGTGAAGAAGTATCGGAAATATGGGTCAATGACGGCTATAAAAGAACAATCGAAGAAACGTATAACACAGGTATAGTTGGCTATGTGCATAAGGAGATTCCACAGCTAGGTAGGAAAGGCAATTATGTGTATAGCTTTGCGCAAGGCTATTTGCTGTCTCATGCAGAGCCTGGTTTCTATTGTCCTGTAACTTTAACAATGGCAACGGCGTATTTACTTGACCATTATGCGAGTGATGAAGTGAAGGAGCGTTTTTTACCACATGTTTGTGCTACGGGGGATACGACGCTTTTTGAAGGAGCAACATTTTTAACTGAGCGACAGGGGGGCTCTGATGTTGGCGCAAACGTTGTCAATGCAGTAGAGGATGGAAGTCACTATCGATTATACGGGGAGAAATATTTTGCATCGAATGCAGGGATGTGTGGCGTTGCAATGGTATTAGCACGTTTGGAGGATGCCCCAAAAGGATCAAAAGGCTTAACGTTATTTGCTGTTCCATGGCGTCAAGAGGATGGCACCATCAATAATCTACGAATTCGACGTTTGAAGGATAAGTTAGGTGTCAAGGCAGTACCATCAGGTGAAGTCGAGTTCGATGGGGCGCTTGCATATGTCGTTGGTGAGCCAAATAAGGGGATTTACTATATGTTGGAGGCGCTTAATTTGTCCAGAATTTGCAATGCAGTTGCCTCAATCGGCATTATGCGCCGCGGTTATTTAGAGGCGAAGCATTATGTAACAAATCGCCATGCATTCGGGCAACCTTTAACGCAGTATCCAATGATTCAGGATACATTAGGGAAATTTGCAGCGAAGCTACATGTAGAGGTTGCAACTGTCTTTGATCTCATCCAATTGTACGATAAGGTCACGAGTGGTCAAGGCAATGAGCAGGACATCATTATGAATCGTTTGAATATTGCTATTATGAAAAAGGAAACGGCTGAGCAAGCTGTGCATTATGCAAGTGAAGCGATTGAATTGCATGGCGGAAATGGCTATATTGAAGATTTTGTAACACCGCGTCTACTGAGAGATGCACAAGTGCTCACGGTTTGGGAAGGCACAGCCAATATTTTAGCATTAGAACTAATTCGCTTAGTGGATAAGTTTCATGCACATGACTTGTTTGTTCAAGTCATGCAGGAGCGATTGACTAAGTTATCTGCTAGTCCATTGTTACAAATAGTAGGTGAGCAACTAGAAAAATTAGCAGTTATCTTGCAAACTTTCAGCCATCTAGATGAGGCAACTAAAACATTTGAGGCTAAGAAGATTGCACAGAAAATGGCTCATGTCTATGAGAGTGTCGTAGCAGTAGAGTGGGCTGAAAGATTTGGCGGCAAATATGAAAGGCTCGCAGATATCTATTTAGAGGACACATGGGCATTGCGCGCAATTGGTGAACCCATGAAAACTGTACAGTATTTTGAGGATATAATATAG
- a CDS encoding MerR family transcriptional regulator, whose translation MKTIQEVAKEFHVSTRTIRYYEELGLLNPSRSNTNQRTFSKKEMAKLKLIFRGKRYGFSLEEIKEMVLLFDFDRTGIQQLQRTVTYGEQKMQEIDDKIAELLQMKNELQQLHGMFSEKLTTLKGEMHDE comes from the coding sequence TTGAAAACGATACAAGAGGTGGCAAAAGAATTTCATGTTTCAACACGGACAATCCGTTATTATGAAGAACTCGGTTTGCTTAATCCGAGTCGTTCCAATACCAATCAGCGAACCTTTTCAAAAAAAGAAATGGCCAAATTAAAGCTCATTTTCCGGGGCAAACGATATGGTTTTTCATTGGAAGAAATAAAGGAGATGGTGTTGCTCTTTGATTTTGACCGGACAGGTATTCAGCAATTACAACGAACAGTCACATATGGGGAACAAAAAATGCAAGAGATTGATGACAAAATAGCTGAGCTTTTACAAATGAAAAATGAATTGCAACAATTGCATGGCATGTTTAGTGAAAAATTAACTACTTTAAAGGGAGAGATGCACGATGAATAG